Proteins encoded in a region of the Halioglobus maricola genome:
- a CDS encoding WS/DGAT domain-containing protein, producing MFDGREFALSDIKQIRSSFSGATVYDVMLAVVGGSLHKYLKAKKDLPEKTLKIRAPISVRDENDKDSAGNQVAMMIVGGGTHLDSAAERLEFVMAETQRSKAMNEAIGAKTLMEISGAMPAGLTAAGTKMMAGLADRFKPPVNTVLTNVPGPNFRMYFSGAELVKSFGMGILAEGQGLFHVVTSYNGNVILTLLADRDILPDPEFYAECMQESFDDLLKAQPLKNSTPKKRKQASAN from the coding sequence GTGTTTGACGGTCGCGAATTTGCGCTGAGTGACATCAAGCAAATCCGTAGCAGTTTTTCCGGTGCAACCGTATACGATGTAATGCTTGCGGTAGTTGGTGGTTCGCTTCACAAATATCTGAAAGCCAAAAAGGACCTCCCGGAAAAGACGCTGAAAATTCGTGCGCCGATTTCCGTTCGTGATGAAAATGACAAGGACAGCGCGGGCAACCAGGTGGCGATGATGATCGTGGGTGGCGGCACGCATCTGGACAGCGCAGCAGAACGGCTGGAGTTTGTGATGGCCGAGACGCAAAGGTCCAAGGCGATGAATGAAGCGATCGGTGCGAAGACGCTCATGGAGATATCCGGCGCCATGCCTGCCGGGCTGACCGCTGCTGGAACAAAGATGATGGCGGGTCTTGCCGACCGGTTCAAGCCTCCAGTCAACACAGTCCTTACCAACGTGCCAGGCCCGAATTTCAGAATGTATTTCTCAGGCGCAGAGTTGGTCAAATCATTCGGCATGGGAATACTCGCCGAGGGGCAGGGGCTTTTCCATGTTGTGACGAGTTATAACGGCAACGTCATTCTCACGCTTCTTGCTGATCGAGATATCTTGCCTGATCCGGAGTTCTACGCCGAGTGCATGCAGGAGAGTTTCGACGACCTGCTGAAGGCCCAACCCCTTAAGAATTCAACGCCCAAGAAGCGCAAGCAGGCCTCTGCCAACTAG
- a CDS encoding AMP-binding protein gives MKREMLPLQCFMQRVSKQPKAAYLHQPVNGEWTTYSYSDVASMARKVATGLIERGCEKGDRISLISKNCAEWLIADLGIMMAGMVSVPIYPNAGVATIEHVVGHSQAKAIFIGKLDDYTAVDEALGECDRVTFGGYAKEGVDTLTDWFSRFAELQEPVMPLPDDLWTVVYTSGSTGVPKGVGLTYSNIRASSQELLSDNCDVEGRHRVLSYLPLAHVAERAAVEIGSIYADVEVFFNESLETFVSDLQYAKVTQFVSVPRLWAKFQAQVLAQIDYDTLEGLLQSDDGSTVSAAIRDKLGLGHCKIFVSGTAPIAPALLAWYSRIGIEIVEGWGMTETSGVGAANIPFDPSRLGTIGIPVNGLEIKLSEAGEMLIRGDSVFSSYYKSPEATAESFEDGWFRTGDKAEVSTEGVWRIIGRVKEQFKTAKGKYVSPVPIESLVSACPLIEQVCVTGSGQPQPYALVVLAQGVSASNEDVEAELDRLLEDVNAGLESHEQLSGVLVVQDEWSILNEMLTPTMKLKRSNIESAYSRFSDSVRGVRWADSVVA, from the coding sequence ATGAAAAGAGAGATGTTACCACTGCAATGCTTCATGCAAAGAGTGAGCAAGCAGCCAAAAGCTGCTTACTTGCATCAGCCAGTGAACGGGGAGTGGACTACCTACTCGTATTCCGATGTGGCCAGTATGGCACGCAAAGTCGCCACAGGGCTCATAGAGAGAGGTTGTGAAAAGGGTGACCGAATCAGCCTCATTTCCAAGAATTGCGCCGAATGGTTAATCGCTGATCTGGGTATCATGATGGCAGGCATGGTCAGCGTCCCAATCTATCCGAACGCCGGTGTAGCGACCATCGAGCATGTGGTTGGCCACAGCCAGGCCAAAGCCATATTTATTGGGAAACTTGATGACTATACTGCTGTAGATGAAGCACTTGGCGAATGTGATCGAGTCACTTTCGGTGGATACGCGAAAGAGGGTGTGGATACACTGACGGACTGGTTTTCCCGCTTTGCTGAGCTCCAAGAACCGGTCATGCCACTGCCGGACGATTTGTGGACAGTCGTATATACCTCGGGCAGTACCGGCGTGCCCAAAGGCGTGGGCCTGACCTACAGCAACATACGCGCTTCCTCGCAGGAATTGCTCTCCGACAACTGTGACGTTGAGGGCCGCCACAGGGTGCTTTCATACCTGCCGCTTGCGCATGTGGCTGAAAGGGCCGCGGTAGAAATAGGGTCTATCTACGCCGATGTCGAGGTTTTTTTCAACGAATCGCTAGAGACATTTGTCAGTGATTTGCAGTACGCCAAGGTAACCCAGTTTGTGTCTGTTCCCAGACTCTGGGCTAAGTTTCAGGCGCAAGTGCTCGCCCAGATAGATTACGACACACTGGAAGGTCTACTGCAATCTGACGATGGCTCGACAGTGTCTGCAGCCATCCGCGACAAATTGGGGCTGGGCCACTGCAAAATCTTTGTATCAGGTACTGCACCGATAGCACCCGCCTTGCTAGCGTGGTATTCCCGCATCGGCATCGAGATCGTAGAGGGCTGGGGGATGACTGAGACTTCCGGAGTCGGAGCGGCCAATATACCCTTTGATCCAAGCCGCCTCGGAACAATAGGCATTCCCGTTAACGGACTGGAAATCAAGTTGTCTGAAGCTGGAGAGATGCTTATTCGCGGTGATTCAGTTTTCAGTAGTTACTACAAGAGCCCGGAAGCGACCGCGGAGTCTTTCGAGGATGGTTGGTTTCGCACGGGCGACAAGGCTGAGGTGAGCACTGAAGGTGTATGGCGCATCATTGGTAGAGTTAAGGAGCAGTTCAAGACAGCCAAGGGAAAATACGTATCACCTGTTCCCATTGAATCCCTTGTATCCGCGTGTCCGTTGATAGAACAGGTTTGTGTCACTGGGTCAGGGCAGCCGCAGCCTTACGCCCTTGTCGTATTAGCCCAGGGCGTGAGCGCGAGTAATGAAGACGTTGAAGCCGAGCTGGATCGTTTACTCGAGGATGTTAATGCAGGACTCGAATCACACGAACAGCTGTCTGGCGTGCTTGTGGTTCAGGATGAATGGTCCATCCTGAATGAAATGCTCACGCCTACCATGAAACTCAAGCGTAGCAATATCGAATCTGCCTACTCGCGGTTCAGCGATAGCGTTCGCGGGGTTAGATGGGCTGATTCGGTCGTGGCCTGA
- a CDS encoding SDR family NAD(P)-dependent oxidoreductase, translating into MNQTNDLVLITGGGSGMGREAARRFAAAGATVALFDVNQEGMAETAAGFDTVHAWSVDITDFEAVCAAAADVVEKHGPIGRLYNCAAIMPFGILTEQDNAIIHKQMAINYGGLVNITQAVLPGMLEQGRGDFVSFASMAGWIPMLKTGAYSATKFAVRAFTETLYHENINSGIRFACVCPPAVATPLLKQGKESDWPKMLDSQGEPLAPGDVIDAIEQSLDKGKFFVLPTRDSRIGVLMRRFLPGLIWKQVHDVEGF; encoded by the coding sequence ATGAATCAGACCAACGACCTCGTACTCATAACCGGTGGTGGCAGTGGCATGGGCCGCGAGGCTGCGCGCCGCTTTGCAGCAGCTGGCGCGACTGTGGCGCTTTTCGACGTCAATCAGGAGGGGATGGCTGAGACTGCTGCTGGTTTTGATACTGTGCACGCCTGGTCAGTAGATATCACTGATTTTGAGGCTGTTTGTGCTGCGGCTGCTGACGTTGTGGAGAAACATGGCCCGATCGGGCGTTTGTATAACTGCGCGGCGATCATGCCCTTTGGGATTCTTACCGAGCAGGACAATGCCATTATCCACAAGCAGATGGCGATCAACTACGGTGGGCTGGTCAATATTACTCAGGCAGTGCTGCCCGGCATGCTTGAACAGGGTCGCGGCGACTTTGTCAGCTTTGCCTCCATGGCCGGTTGGATTCCGATGCTGAAGACAGGCGCGTATTCAGCCACCAAGTTTGCGGTTCGTGCATTCACCGAGACCTTGTACCATGAGAATATCAACTCGGGTATTCGCTTTGCCTGTGTTTGTCCCCCAGCAGTTGCTACACCACTTCTGAAGCAGGGTAAGGAATCAGACTGGCCCAAGATGTTGGACAGCCAGGGTGAACCCCTCGCGCCTGGCGACGTAATTGATGCGATTGAGCAGTCCCTGGACAAGGGCAAATTTTTTGTTCTACCTACACGCGATAGTAGAATTGGCGTGTTGATGCGTCGATTCCTTCCGGGGCTTATCTGGAAGCAAGTACACGACGTTGAGGGTTTCTAG
- a CDS encoding outer membrane beta-barrel protein, producing the protein MRLLSLDPVRYGLVYAMKRRPALSHSVRLIGTFILAAGVTACSQFSPQQLEQTRLDLAEQTTQIVQQTVKQYPDTEAELKSAAGFFAGQFSGANMLVAGGGTGLGELHDNRDGSITYIDIRRLDLGPGVSASRSSGLIVFKDGKLLDEFRKGRAMPSLSAESSIGDSGTKRIASRQGEDFSLYYFAEQGASAVLTTRVVKASVNEALTDTGVSDIAIPNATLDDSGDHIEKPPRQWDRPLPLMAQRVVDLGYDLPLPFGVRLNYAGIDQDMYLGSLDVGFNGGSKEAFEFVNFSDASAESDSVQLIFDAWLLPFMNVSLLVGDLKGDAPMLISLDGNGMLDQLGEDCSRPGPNPLCRLLEDQSFLLDIEPDFSGTTYGVGVMFAGGWNDFFVTIPLNFSYADMDTTKTDGIAYTATPRVGYSFKLGKWGTVSPFVGGNYLKAELDVTGSVDVPGVSLTIDYEIQQKNVDRWNALVGANWDISKRWAVSAEYNGFTGSRDAFITSVNYRF; encoded by the coding sequence GTGAGGCTTCTCAGTCTTGATCCAGTCCGTTATGGGCTTGTCTACGCGATGAAGCGCAGGCCCGCTCTTTCACACTCAGTACGACTTATTGGAACGTTTATCCTGGCTGCAGGCGTGACTGCCTGTAGTCAGTTTTCGCCCCAGCAACTTGAGCAGACCCGGCTGGACCTGGCGGAGCAGACAACACAAATTGTCCAGCAGACCGTCAAGCAATACCCGGACACTGAAGCGGAACTCAAGAGTGCAGCCGGTTTCTTTGCCGGGCAGTTCAGCGGTGCCAACATGTTGGTCGCCGGTGGCGGTACCGGGCTGGGGGAGCTACACGACAATCGCGACGGTAGTATCACTTACATCGACATCCGTAGACTCGACCTGGGTCCGGGTGTCAGTGCTTCGCGCTCCAGCGGACTGATCGTTTTCAAGGACGGTAAACTCCTGGACGAGTTTCGTAAAGGCAGAGCCATGCCATCTCTAAGCGCCGAATCCAGTATTGGCGATAGCGGCACAAAGCGCATCGCCTCGAGACAGGGTGAGGATTTCTCCCTTTACTACTTTGCTGAGCAAGGAGCGAGTGCCGTCCTTACGACGCGAGTGGTGAAAGCCAGCGTCAATGAAGCGTTGACGGATACGGGAGTTAGTGACATCGCAATACCTAATGCCACCCTCGATGACAGCGGTGACCACATCGAGAAGCCCCCGCGGCAGTGGGACCGCCCGCTACCCTTGATGGCGCAGCGCGTAGTCGATCTCGGTTACGATCTGCCACTTCCCTTCGGTGTGCGGCTGAACTATGCCGGCATTGACCAGGACATGTATCTTGGTAGCCTCGATGTCGGTTTTAACGGTGGCTCAAAAGAAGCATTCGAGTTCGTGAATTTCTCTGATGCCAGTGCAGAAAGTGATTCCGTGCAGCTGATTTTCGATGCCTGGCTGTTGCCGTTCATGAATGTCTCCCTGTTGGTCGGTGACCTCAAAGGCGATGCCCCAATGCTCATATCCCTTGACGGCAACGGCATGCTGGACCAGTTGGGAGAGGACTGCAGTCGGCCGGGGCCGAACCCACTGTGCAGGCTCTTGGAGGACCAGAGCTTCCTACTTGATATTGAACCTGATTTCAGCGGTACGACCTACGGGGTAGGGGTCATGTTCGCCGGGGGCTGGAATGATTTTTTTGTCACGATTCCCCTTAACTTCAGCTACGCGGATATGGATACCACCAAAACCGACGGTATCGCCTATACCGCCACCCCGCGTGTGGGCTACTCCTTCAAGCTGGGAAAATGGGGTACCGTCTCACCCTTTGTAGGCGGCAACTACCTCAAGGCGGAGCTGGATGTCACGGGCTCGGTGGATGTTCCAGGCGTGAGCCTCACTATTGATTACGAAATTCAGCAAAAGAATGTCGACCGTTGGAATGCACTGGTCGGCGCCAACTGGGATATCTCCAAGCGCTGGGCCGTGTCGGCGGAATACAATGGCTTCACCGGGTCGCGGGATGCGTTTATCACTTCGGTTAACTATCGCTTCTAG
- a CDS encoding ThuA domain-containing protein — protein MLKRILLGVLVVFIGGAAFSYYQLRSLGLIPRADYETQAPEVPAFTRPAILVHSKTNGFIHKEAIPAGKAMLQRIADENGWELYFTDNAAIHNTQDLNKFQAVVWNNVSGDVLTTEQRAALKTWIENGGGWVGLHASGGDPSYQWQWYVDELIGAQFVGHTMAPQFQDAHVLVAESMPGITAHLETPWVVPAEEWYAFASNPRDKGYEILLTLDESSYITKGETFFGQDRMEGEHPITWRHLQGEGRVFYTAIGHQAATYSIPGFQRMVSGALSWVGMPTAP, from the coding sequence GTGCTGAAACGAATACTCTTGGGTGTACTGGTCGTGTTCATCGGTGGCGCCGCTTTCAGCTATTACCAGTTGAGGTCACTCGGGCTGATACCCAGGGCTGACTATGAAACACAGGCGCCGGAAGTCCCTGCGTTTACGCGCCCGGCGATTCTGGTGCACAGTAAAACCAATGGTTTCATACATAAAGAAGCTATTCCCGCGGGCAAGGCCATGCTTCAGCGAATTGCCGATGAGAACGGCTGGGAACTCTATTTCACTGATAACGCCGCTATTCACAATACCCAGGACCTGAATAAGTTCCAGGCCGTGGTATGGAACAATGTCTCTGGTGATGTGCTGACGACAGAACAGCGCGCAGCTCTGAAAACATGGATAGAGAATGGCGGCGGCTGGGTTGGCCTCCATGCATCAGGCGGTGATCCGTCTTATCAGTGGCAATGGTATGTAGACGAGTTGATCGGCGCACAGTTTGTTGGCCACACGATGGCCCCCCAGTTTCAGGACGCCCATGTACTGGTAGCAGAATCCATGCCGGGCATCACGGCGCATCTCGAGACGCCCTGGGTGGTGCCAGCTGAAGAGTGGTATGCCTTCGCCAGCAATCCGCGGGACAAGGGATACGAAATACTGCTCACCCTGGATGAAAGTTCCTATATCACCAAGGGGGAGACCTTCTTCGGTCAGGATCGGATGGAAGGAGAGCACCCCATCACCTGGCGTCATCTTCAGGGCGAGGGCAGGGTGTTCTACACGGCGATCGGCCACCAGGCGGCGACATACAGTATCCCTGGATTCCAGCGTATGGTTAGCGGAGCTCTTAGCTGGGTAGGGATGCCCACGGCACCGTAA
- a CDS encoding SDR family NAD(P)-dependent oxidoreductase: protein MLSRRQILLAGTAAASTPFVSGCSANEFQVSINQSLPIGNFDEQSTGEDVTAALDLTGKVALVTGCNSGLGYETMRVLALRGAHVLGTGRTLEKAKVACDSVTGKTTPLALELSDFQSAVDCAGAIASMGLVPDSIILNAGINTFGDLELVGGIEKMFRVNYLGHVVLANQLLPAMVARGSGRIVHVSSRSGYSQAPAQGIDFDNLRGEKVFDAGEAYGRSKLANALFSLQLSQQLQGSGVTSNAIHPGLVKTNIARTAPTIIRRGFGLLGGLIAKTPAQGAATQLYVATAPALATVSGAYFEDCNPVNVSGPHHMTDAKMAAELWAVTEEMTAGFTVPWASLPS from the coding sequence ATGCTTTCACGCCGTCAGATTCTACTCGCCGGCACGGCCGCTGCCAGCACGCCGTTTGTTTCCGGGTGCAGTGCAAACGAATTTCAAGTCAGCATCAATCAAAGCCTCCCCATCGGTAACTTCGACGAGCAATCGACAGGAGAGGATGTCACAGCGGCACTGGATCTCACCGGCAAGGTAGCGCTGGTCACCGGCTGCAACTCTGGTCTGGGCTACGAAACCATGCGCGTGCTCGCCCTTCGCGGCGCCCACGTGCTGGGTACTGGCCGGACCCTGGAAAAGGCCAAAGTCGCTTGCGACAGCGTGACAGGCAAGACTACGCCGCTCGCACTCGAGCTCAGTGACTTCCAATCGGCCGTGGACTGCGCGGGAGCTATCGCCTCAATGGGTCTGGTGCCCGATAGCATCATACTCAATGCCGGCATCAATACGTTCGGCGACCTGGAGTTGGTAGGTGGAATAGAAAAGATGTTCCGGGTGAACTACCTTGGCCATGTTGTACTTGCCAATCAGCTCCTGCCTGCGATGGTCGCCAGAGGCAGTGGCAGGATAGTCCATGTGAGCAGCCGCTCGGGCTACTCGCAGGCGCCCGCTCAGGGAATCGATTTCGACAATCTTCGCGGTGAAAAAGTCTTCGATGCCGGGGAAGCGTACGGACGTTCAAAACTGGCTAACGCCCTCTTCTCGCTGCAACTTTCACAGCAACTTCAAGGTAGTGGCGTTACCAGTAATGCTATTCACCCGGGCCTGGTGAAAACCAACATCGCCCGCACGGCTCCCACCATTATTCGGCGTGGTTTTGGCCTGCTTGGCGGCCTGATCGCCAAAACACCGGCCCAGGGTGCTGCGACCCAGCTCTATGTAGCAACGGCGCCAGCGCTCGCCACTGTGTCCGGTGCATACTTTGAAGACTGCAACCCAGTCAATGTAAGTGGTCCGCACCACATGACTGACGCCAAGATGGCGGCAGAACTATGGGCAGTGACCGAAGAAATGACCGCCGGGTTTACGGTGCCGTGGGCATCCCTACCCAGCTAA
- a CDS encoding class I SAM-dependent methyltransferase: MKRTLLTSLAFLLGAQLATADDAALQQAIAGKHRTEAYAARDDYRHPLQTLKLFDIQPQHTVMEIWPGGGWYTEILAPYLKEEGKFIAAHYDENDKQASYRAGSRQRFEKKMAADADIFGKVEVASLMFNEETGELAIAPVADGSVDRIVTFRNAHGWVSRGTVEAVFDHFYAALKPGGKLGLVQHMADPEQDWLSKNIGYVGREYIIAQAARAGFVLEAEGFFNRNALDNKRYEVGVWQLPPGLRNLKTDEEKAPYLAIGESERMTLVFRKPQAGG; this comes from the coding sequence ATGAAACGTACGTTACTCACTTCTCTGGCATTTCTTCTGGGCGCACAGCTGGCAACAGCCGATGATGCAGCTCTTCAGCAGGCAATTGCAGGCAAGCACCGCACCGAGGCTTACGCGGCCCGCGATGATTATCGCCACCCACTGCAGACGCTGAAGCTGTTCGATATCCAGCCCCAGCACACGGTGATGGAAATCTGGCCCGGCGGCGGCTGGTATACCGAGATTCTCGCGCCTTATCTCAAGGAAGAGGGAAAGTTTATTGCCGCCCACTATGACGAGAATGACAAGCAGGCGAGTTACCGGGCCGGATCACGTCAGCGTTTCGAGAAGAAAATGGCTGCTGACGCGGATATCTTTGGCAAAGTCGAAGTGGCTTCGCTCATGTTCAACGAGGAAACAGGTGAGCTGGCCATCGCGCCAGTGGCAGATGGCTCAGTCGATAGAATTGTGACGTTCCGCAATGCCCATGGCTGGGTTAGCCGTGGCACGGTGGAGGCGGTGTTTGATCACTTCTACGCCGCACTGAAGCCGGGTGGAAAGCTGGGGCTGGTTCAGCACATGGCTGATCCGGAGCAGGACTGGCTGTCGAAGAATATCGGTTATGTGGGGCGCGAATATATCATCGCGCAGGCAGCTCGAGCCGGTTTCGTACTGGAGGCCGAGGGCTTCTTCAACAGAAATGCTCTCGATAACAAGCGCTACGAAGTGGGTGTGTGGCAGTTGCCGCCCGGGCTGCGCAACCTGAAAACCGATGAGGAAAAGGCGCCTTATCTTGCCATTGGTGAAAGCGAGCGGATGACGCTGGTGTTTCGCAAGCCCCAGGCTGGCGGTTAA
- a CDS encoding M20/M25/M40 family metallo-hydrolase, which produces MLRSFILLATLASFSVVAHANPEERLAQAVQIPTISHQDPELVDREAFDAFKQFLESTYPRVFSELVAEWVNEYSLLLVWPGVGSGAILFTAHHDVVPIEPGTEQDWTHPPFAGVIADGRVYGRGTVDDKLGVISLLEAVDRLLQEGYAPRKTIVLAFGHDEEVSGRNGAAALSARMQALGLEFDWMVDEGGYLLTGNPMLPDNTMAMINIAEKGYTTLTLTAKGEGGHSSSPPAVSTIGRLARALDKLEQNPFPPRLSGPVKEMLVALAPHMGQPEQLMFSNLWLTDKMIAGRMAEDRLTAPMVRTTTALTMFNAGIKENVVPQRAEAKVNFRLLPGDTVDSVIRYVRDVIDDDQIDIASSPWSGMPGTANTEGAGYQAITRAVADVYPEAIPVPSLLMATTDTRHYIELAKDQYRFHGAVIDYTQASGIHGTDEWVGVESFRKSIDVATGMMRYGSE; this is translated from the coding sequence GTGCTTCGTTCTTTCATCTTGCTGGCAACATTGGCCAGCTTTTCTGTAGTCGCACACGCCAATCCTGAAGAGCGTCTGGCACAGGCAGTTCAGATACCCACCATCAGTCATCAAGACCCTGAACTGGTCGATAGAGAGGCTTTTGATGCATTCAAGCAGTTTCTGGAGTCCACGTACCCAAGGGTGTTTAGCGAACTGGTAGCGGAATGGGTGAACGAGTACAGCCTGTTGTTGGTCTGGCCCGGCGTTGGCTCCGGCGCGATTCTGTTTACCGCGCACCATGATGTGGTGCCTATCGAACCGGGAACTGAGCAGGATTGGACGCATCCGCCATTCGCGGGTGTGATTGCTGATGGTCGCGTTTACGGACGAGGCACTGTCGACGATAAGCTCGGAGTGATCAGCCTGCTCGAAGCAGTAGATCGCTTGCTGCAAGAGGGCTACGCACCCAGGAAAACGATTGTGCTTGCTTTTGGTCATGACGAGGAGGTGAGTGGTCGCAATGGCGCAGCAGCTCTCTCGGCGCGGATGCAAGCACTGGGGCTTGAATTCGACTGGATGGTCGATGAGGGCGGCTACCTGCTGACAGGGAACCCCATGTTGCCCGACAACACCATGGCGATGATCAATATCGCCGAGAAAGGCTACACAACGCTCACCTTGACCGCGAAAGGCGAGGGCGGACATTCATCCAGCCCGCCAGCGGTTTCCACTATCGGCCGGCTTGCCAGGGCTCTGGATAAGCTCGAGCAAAACCCTTTTCCCCCACGGCTCTCTGGTCCCGTCAAGGAAATGCTGGTTGCGCTGGCGCCGCACATGGGTCAACCCGAACAACTTATGTTCAGTAACCTTTGGCTCACTGACAAGATGATCGCCGGGCGCATGGCAGAAGACAGGCTGACCGCACCCATGGTCCGCACCACTACGGCGCTGACGATGTTCAATGCTGGGATCAAGGAAAATGTCGTGCCTCAGCGAGCAGAAGCGAAAGTGAATTTCCGCTTACTGCCTGGTGATACCGTAGACAGCGTCATCCGCTACGTGCGCGATGTCATTGATGATGATCAAATCGACATTGCGTCGTCGCCCTGGAGTGGCATGCCGGGCACGGCCAACACGGAAGGCGCAGGCTACCAGGCGATAACCCGCGCGGTAGCAGATGTGTATCCCGAGGCGATTCCAGTGCCGAGTCTGCTCATGGCCACCACCGACACACGTCACTATATCGAGCTCGCCAAAGATCAGTACCGGTTCCATGGCGCAGTGATCGACTATACCCAGGCCTCCGGCATACACGGCACCGATGAGTGGGTTGGTGTCGAGAGCTTCAGGAAGTCAATCGACGTGGCCACTGGCATGATGCGTTACGGTTCGGAATAG
- a CDS encoding TIGR03617 family F420-dependent LLM class oxidoreductase, translated as MEIHTTLIQDDLGKVSGEIRRIEAAGYNGVMTQENRHDPFLPLAVAAVNSERVTLGTGVAIAFPRSPMVLANTCWDLQQASAGRFVLGIGPQVKGHNERRFSVPWTPPAPRMKEYIHALRAIWACWKNGGTELDFEGKHYQFSLMTPNFTPEPMAYAPPPVTMAAVGPAMLRVAGEVADGVRLHAFCTRKYIENVILPQLETGLARGERHREDLQISGGGFLVTGANDEEVATSLEFYRSRVAFYGSTRAYWPVLEQHDLLDLGEKLNHLAREGKWQEMPALISDDILQLFGAIGRHDEIVAEIQTQFGGLADVIADSASYDMPGSLPADLIRDIQSLTTPWAGFKR; from the coding sequence ATGGAAATTCATACCACCCTGATTCAGGACGATCTTGGCAAGGTTTCCGGCGAAATCCGCCGGATCGAGGCTGCGGGTTACAACGGCGTGATGACGCAGGAAAACCGGCACGATCCCTTTTTGCCGCTCGCCGTGGCGGCTGTGAACAGCGAGCGCGTTACCCTGGGTACAGGGGTGGCGATTGCCTTTCCTCGCTCGCCCATGGTGCTGGCTAACACTTGCTGGGATCTGCAGCAGGCCAGCGCCGGGCGGTTTGTGCTGGGAATTGGACCACAGGTTAAAGGGCATAATGAGCGGCGATTTTCTGTGCCCTGGACACCACCGGCTCCGCGCATGAAGGAGTATATTCATGCACTGCGTGCGATCTGGGCGTGCTGGAAAAATGGCGGTACCGAACTCGACTTTGAGGGTAAGCACTATCAGTTCAGTCTGATGACGCCGAATTTTACGCCGGAGCCGATGGCGTATGCGCCGCCACCTGTGACCATGGCCGCTGTGGGGCCCGCCATGTTGCGGGTCGCGGGGGAAGTGGCGGACGGGGTTCGCCTCCATGCCTTTTGTACTCGCAAGTACATTGAGAACGTCATCTTGCCGCAACTGGAGACTGGACTGGCGCGCGGCGAGCGACATCGCGAGGACCTGCAAATCAGTGGCGGTGGCTTCCTGGTTACTGGTGCAAATGACGAGGAGGTGGCCACCAGCCTGGAGTTTTATCGCTCACGTGTGGCCTTCTACGGTTCCACGCGCGCTTACTGGCCTGTGTTGGAACAACATGATCTGCTCGATCTTGGGGAAAAGCTGAATCACCTGGCGCGCGAAGGAAAGTGGCAGGAGATGCCGGCCTTGATTAGCGATGACATCTTGCAGCTGTTCGGAGCGATTGGCAGACACGATGAAATCGTCGCCGAGATCCAGACCCAGTTCGGCGGCCTGGCGGATGTAATCGCCGACAGCGCCTCCTACGATATGCCGGGGAGCCTGCCGGCAGACCTGATTCGTGACATCCAGAGCCTCACAACCCCCTGGGCAGGCTTCAAACGCTAG
- a CDS encoding nitroreductase family protein, translating to MVDDYEAIPLPHRQVLSDTEMQKRAQGYFEHVRTRHSVRSFSAKAVPREVIEQCIRAAGTAPSGANHQPWHFVCVGHPETKRAIRIAAEHEEAEFYGGKASQDWLNDLDKLGTDQHKPFLETAPWLIAVFLERSGADSDGNKRKNYYMPESVGIATGFLLNALHSAGLATLTHTPNPMKFLSEILERPATERPYMLIVAGHPAEDATVPAAALEKKSLAEIATFLD from the coding sequence ATCGTGGACGATTACGAGGCAATCCCCCTACCCCACCGTCAGGTTCTCTCTGACACGGAAATGCAGAAACGCGCCCAAGGTTATTTCGAGCATGTCCGCACCCGCCATTCGGTCAGGAGTTTTAGCGCCAAGGCAGTTCCACGAGAGGTGATCGAACAGTGCATCCGGGCTGCAGGAACAGCACCATCAGGCGCCAACCACCAGCCCTGGCACTTCGTCTGTGTGGGCCATCCAGAGACCAAGCGCGCCATCCGGATCGCCGCCGAACATGAAGAGGCAGAGTTCTATGGCGGCAAAGCCAGCCAGGACTGGTTGAATGACCTGGACAAACTGGGCACGGACCAACACAAACCTTTTCTGGAAACCGCGCCGTGGCTAATCGCTGTGTTTCTCGAGCGCAGCGGAGCTGACAGCGATGGCAATAAGCGCAAGAACTACTACATGCCTGAATCAGTGGGTATCGCCACGGGGTTTCTGCTGAACGCCCTGCACAGCGCAGGGCTGGCGACGCTCACCCATACGCCCAATCCGATGAAGTTTCTGAGTGAAATCCTGGAGCGCCCCGCAACGGAGCGCCCATACATGCTGATCGTAGCCGGGCACCCCGCCGAGGATGCCACGGTGCCGGCAGCGGCACTGGAAAAGAAATCGCTGGCTGAAATCGCAACCTTCCTGGACTAG